From a single Candidatus Saccharibacteria bacterium genomic region:
- the mltG gene encoding endolytic transglycosylase MltG produces MHSIMTNNRRQLLPRLIAGILILVFLLLGYIGFTYYGNLRPVSMSEKVVIVEIAPGSDNSSIAEKLHSNGLIRDSRAFLWYLKLHKDTQPKAGSYKLSPSMSVEDIVKYLNEGKVATDLFTIFPAQRIDQIKAAFIDAGYPSDQVAAALDPKLYASHPVFTGIPLPSNLEGFLYPESFFRSSDVTPQTIVKQSLDEMAKALTPEIRSGINAQGITIYQGIILASIIQQEVSNPEDEAQVAQVFYLRLKKGMPLGSDPTAFYESRAAGQPDSVFASSPYNTRINAGLPPTPIGNVNLAALKAVAYPAQGDFLYFVADDNGADKGKTFFSRTLAEHEALTQEHCVILCN; encoded by the coding sequence ATGCATAGCATTATGACGAATAATCGCCGTCAACTTCTGCCTAGATTAATCGCTGGCATTCTCATACTAGTATTTTTATTACTTGGTTATATTGGCTTCACATATTATGGCAATTTAAGGCCGGTAAGCATGTCCGAAAAAGTTGTCATAGTAGAAATAGCACCTGGCTCCGATAATTCTAGCATCGCTGAAAAATTGCACTCTAACGGCTTGATAAGGGACAGCCGCGCCTTCTTATGGTACCTTAAACTTCATAAGGATACCCAGCCCAAAGCCGGGAGTTATAAGCTTAGCCCGAGCATGAGCGTCGAAGACATAGTAAAGTATCTTAACGAAGGTAAGGTTGCGACCGATCTATTCACTATTTTCCCTGCTCAGCGCATCGATCAGATCAAGGCTGCATTTATCGATGCTGGCTACCCTTCTGATCAAGTAGCCGCCGCTCTAGACCCTAAGCTTTATGCTAGCCATCCAGTCTTTACTGGTATCCCACTGCCATCAAATCTTGAGGGCTTCTTGTATCCCGAGAGCTTCTTTAGGTCGTCAGATGTTACGCCGCAAACCATCGTCAAACAATCGTTAGATGAAATGGCTAAAGCCCTAACACCAGAAATTCGTTCTGGGATCAATGCTCAAGGTATCACCATTTATCAAGGAATAATACTGGCTTCAATTATTCAGCAAGAGGTAAGCAACCCCGAGGACGAGGCCCAAGTTGCACAGGTATTCTATTTGAGGTTAAAAAAAGGCATGCCGCTTGGCAGCGACCCAACGGCTTTTTATGAATCCCGAGCGGCTGGACAGCCCGATTCCGTCTTCGCTAGCTCGCCATATAATACTAGGATTAATGCCGGGCTCCCGCCTACGCCAATTGGCAATGTCAATCTGGCCGCGCTAAAAGCCGTGGCGTACCCTGCACAAGGAGATTTTCTCTATTTTGTAGCCGACGATAACGGTGCCGACAAGGGCAAAACGTTTTTCTCTCGTACTTTAGCTGAACACGAAGCGTTGACACAGGAGCACTGCGTTATCCTCTGTAATTGA
- a CDS encoding HAD-IA family hydrolase — protein sequence MSEHIGENIKAVLFDHDDTLVGTIGTKWAQHKHVARKHYGKELTDDEIKLHWGKPLRELVCLLYGTDDVEQAMANNTACHEDFPKELFVASIPTLRHLKAAGKLVGIITATSRFSFEHDLTTHEIPQEVLDYTQTADDTPFHKPDPRVFEPALTWLEAQDVRPEEVYYIGDELHDMKAALGAGLNFLGVETGLVTAEQFAENNVISIPTIADPAPRA from the coding sequence ATGAGTGAGCATATAGGCGAAAACATCAAAGCAGTTCTTTTTGACCATGACGACACACTTGTCGGGACTATTGGAACAAAATGGGCACAGCATAAACATGTTGCCAGAAAGCACTACGGCAAAGAGCTGACTGACGATGAGATTAAGCTTCATTGGGGTAAGCCACTACGTGAATTAGTTTGTTTATTGTATGGAACTGATGACGTAGAGCAAGCTATGGCGAACAATACGGCATGTCATGAGGATTTTCCTAAAGAATTATTCGTTGCATCTATTCCTACACTCAGGCATCTAAAGGCTGCTGGTAAGCTAGTTGGAATCATTACCGCCACAAGTCGCTTTAGTTTTGAGCACGATTTAACAACGCATGAAATACCACAAGAAGTGTTGGATTACACGCAGACTGCTGACGATACCCCTTTCCATAAACCAGACCCAAGAGTTTTTGAACCTGCACTTACTTGGTTAGAGGCTCAAGATGTTCGACCAGAAGAAGTCTACTATATCGGAGATGAGCTCCATGATATGAAGGCAGCATTAGGAGCGGGGCTTAATTTCTTAGGTGTTGAAACGGGTTTAGTAACTGCTGAACAGTTTGCAGAGAATAATGTAATAAGCATACCAACTATAGCCGACCCAGCACCTAGAGCTTAA
- the ruvX gene encoding Holliday junction resolvase RuvX, with protein MDILALDFGSKKIGRARANSVVRIPEPLPIFQNLNNQNLDKLYEEIIVQKPAKVLVGLPRSLAGQETEQSKIIRQFTKQLAAKIQCPVELVDETLSTQSAAKWSVRYPGSDEDSLAACVILERYFEEGSVT; from the coding sequence ATGGATATTTTGGCGCTAGATTTTGGTAGCAAAAAAATTGGTCGAGCTAGGGCAAATTCTGTGGTGCGCATTCCAGAGCCTCTACCTATTTTTCAGAATCTCAATAATCAAAATCTGGACAAATTGTACGAGGAAATAATTGTGCAAAAACCTGCAAAGGTGTTAGTGGGGTTGCCTAGAAGCCTCGCTGGCCAAGAGACGGAGCAGTCAAAAATCATAAGGCAATTTACCAAACAACTAGCCGCCAAAATTCAGTGCCCAGTTGAGTTGGTTGACGAAACCTTGAGCACCCAGTCGGCCGCTAAGTGGAGCGTAAGGTATCCTGGTTCAGATGAAGATAGTCTGGCTGCTTGTGTTATTCTAGAACGTTATTTTGAGGAAGGCTCCGTAACCTAA
- a CDS encoding CHAP domain-containing protein produces MFLVLGVIIRNPITKQIKRKLKFTGFKSNRQKKRFIRFSIVTGNIGLLLLVAFFVFGGSNADTPLATQASVKATDIDVTNPLDQLSSADIAVHAAQMVQLEETRAVVNNADSVNAQLAIVPTDSQVVAKPQIVSTGLKSKKDIKTYTTIAGDSVTALAQKYGVTSDSIKWSNDLSADSIPAGRTLRIPPVNGIVYQVKPNDTPDTLASKFKASKDQIVAFNDAEITGLVRDEFIVIPDGTVTVVQVRATPSYNRSNGFAFGGSSPIWGGANGYDYGYCTWYAASKRAAIGRPVPSNLGNASTWLSLARAAGLATGSTPQAGAVIWTPPRDYYGHVGFVDSVDPDGTTHVSEMNVAGWNRVSTKTLTAAQAANYGYIY; encoded by the coding sequence TTGTTTCTGGTGCTAGGAGTAATTATCCGTAATCCAATTACCAAGCAAATTAAGCGCAAGCTAAAGTTTACTGGTTTTAAATCGAATCGTCAGAAAAAGCGTTTCATACGTTTTTCTATAGTCACTGGAAATATCGGCCTACTACTATTAGTGGCTTTCTTTGTGTTTGGTGGCAGCAATGCCGACACCCCTCTAGCTACTCAGGCGTCTGTAAAAGCTACAGATATAGATGTTACTAACCCGTTAGATCAGCTTTCCAGTGCAGATATTGCTGTTCATGCTGCCCAAATGGTTCAGTTAGAAGAAACTAGGGCAGTAGTTAATAACGCCGATAGCGTTAATGCGCAGCTAGCAATCGTGCCTACTGATAGTCAGGTTGTAGCAAAGCCTCAGATTGTTAGTACTGGTTTGAAATCTAAAAAAGACATAAAGACCTATACTACAATAGCTGGCGACAGTGTTACTGCGTTGGCTCAGAAGTATGGCGTTACTAGTGATAGCATCAAATGGTCAAACGATCTAAGTGCTGACTCGATTCCTGCGGGCCGAACTTTGCGCATTCCACCGGTCAACGGGATTGTTTATCAGGTTAAACCAAATGATACTCCAGATACCCTAGCTTCGAAGTTCAAGGCCTCAAAAGATCAAATTGTAGCTTTCAATGACGCTGAAATAACTGGTCTAGTAAGAGATGAATTCATCGTTATTCCCGATGGAACAGTCACGGTAGTGCAAGTTCGCGCTACTCCTTCGTATAATCGCAGTAATGGTTTTGCGTTTGGTGGTAGTTCGCCTATCTGGGGCGGTGCAAACGGCTATGATTACGGTTATTGTACTTGGTATGCGGCTTCTAAGCGTGCAGCAATTGGCAGACCCGTACCTAGCAATCTTGGCAATGCCAGCACGTGGTTATCGCTAGCGCGAGCGGCTGGGTTAGCTACCGGTTCAACACCACAGGCAGGAGCGGTAATATGGACTCCACCACGCGATTATTATGGGCACGTTGGTTTTGTGGATAGTGTTGATCCTGATGGTACAACTCACGTTTCAGAGATGAACGTTGCAGGGTGGAATAGGGTTTCTACGAAAACTCTGACTGCCGCTCAAGCTGCCAACTACGGCTATATCTATTAG
- the obgE gene encoding GTPase ObgE: MAFVDIAKVLVSAGSGGNGLVSFRREKFVARGGPDGGDGGDGGDIVCMASNSEDTLAKFRYQKELKAEDGKPGEPNKRHGRSAHDLIVRVPVGTTVVDEGGRILADLTYAGQMEVIAAGGKGGYGNAHFKSSVRQAPKVAEKGEPGETFAAVFEIKMIADVGLVGLPNAGKSTLLAKNSNANPEVANYAFTTLTPNLGVIDLGHDTSFLMADIPGLIEGASSGKGLGDEFLRHVERTKVLLHLIDCWSDDVVADYKTIDKELKDYSQDLAKKPRLIVLTKIDGLDDDIVEDQIAKLTEVLPKKAAVYAISSHDGNGIKKLFGEAMKIVEKSRRAEQKAQDEKEAAIPVITAGEDRRPWTVEQTEKGYLISSDKFSRFARRTDFDNEDGVYRLRDILRRNGVLKELEKQGIEPGDKIIIGTSGEITY, encoded by the coding sequence ATGGCATTTGTGGATATAGCAAAGGTTTTGGTGAGCGCTGGCAGTGGCGGCAATGGGCTGGTTAGTTTTAGACGTGAGAAGTTTGTAGCTCGTGGTGGCCCAGATGGAGGCGACGGCGGCGATGGCGGTGACATAGTTTGTATGGCGAGCAACAGCGAAGACACTCTAGCAAAGTTTCGCTACCAGAAAGAATTAAAAGCCGAAGACGGCAAACCGGGCGAGCCAAATAAGCGGCATGGACGCTCGGCTCATGACCTGATAGTACGTGTGCCCGTCGGCACAACGGTTGTCGATGAAGGCGGCCGTATTTTGGCTGATCTTACTTATGCGGGCCAGATGGAAGTTATTGCTGCTGGTGGAAAAGGCGGCTACGGCAATGCGCATTTTAAGAGCAGTGTCCGACAAGCGCCAAAAGTCGCAGAAAAAGGCGAACCGGGCGAGACTTTTGCAGCTGTATTTGAGATAAAAATGATTGCAGATGTAGGCCTTGTGGGGCTACCAAATGCCGGCAAGTCTACGCTTCTTGCCAAGAACTCAAACGCCAATCCAGAAGTAGCTAATTATGCTTTTACCACACTGACACCGAACTTAGGTGTGATTGATTTGGGTCATGACACCTCTTTTCTGATGGCTGACATTCCGGGTTTGATCGAAGGAGCAAGTAGCGGGAAGGGCTTGGGAGACGAATTTTTGCGTCACGTCGAGCGTACGAAAGTTCTGCTTCATCTTATCGATTGCTGGAGCGATGATGTCGTGGCCGACTACAAAACTATCGACAAAGAACTAAAAGATTATAGCCAAGATCTTGCCAAAAAACCTCGTTTGATTGTGCTAACAAAGATCGACGGGCTCGACGACGATATTGTCGAGGATCAGATTGCAAAACTGACAGAAGTTTTGCCCAAGAAAGCCGCGGTTTATGCAATCTCATCTCACGACGGCAACGGGATCAAAAAACTGTTTGGCGAGGCGATGAAAATTGTCGAAAAGTCTCGAAGAGCCGAGCAAAAAGCGCAAGACGAAAAAGAAGCTGCTATCCCAGTTATCACCGCCGGCGAAGACCGTCGGCCTTGGACTGTCGAGCAAACAGAAAAAGGTTACCTAATTAGTAGTGATAAGTTTAGTCGTTTTGCGAGGCGAACCGACTTCGATAACGAAGACGGCGTTTATAGACTGCGCGATATCCTTAGGCGTAATGGTGTGCTGAAAGAGCTTGAGAAGCAGGGCATTGAACCGGGTGACAAGATCATTATCGGAACTAGCGGTGAAATAACATACTAG